The Nitrospira sp. genome window below encodes:
- a CDS encoding proton-conducting transporter membrane subunit, with product MLLSFVLIVPLLLLIAAGVVMRGGDTTRSIHTKAAACLVGLAFLGAIGTLTLVSSQGPVTVRFYDPASVASFIIPIGFYVDRLSAVMMTLITGVSTIIYCYSTGYMYQDRHARRYLTLICLTDFVLICMVSSGNLMMLFLFWQLLSYLLYLLAHNHVHAATLAGAFKTFTLLRIADTAFLAGIVLAYQLYGTLEFQELFARAAATPMTLSILPGMDINATTAVTLLFFIGAMGKSAQFPLHLWLPGSLFAPTPVHALLHAGIINAGGFLINRLAPLFGMSSATLHLAFIIGTLTATLGATMMLAQTDIKKTLGFSTIGQMGYMIMECGLGAFSLAVFHLIAHGLFKATVFLNCGNVIHKARQEPHFPHVDHEGEEVGFSRLTWSTGFVTTLFIPLVILLVTHGVLHIPLLESHGNVIILFFIWITSSQAILTLTRLRAVASWKVSSAMLLTLLFIVFVYLIAVGSFTSFLYPNPEEVAAYFKAADLPDWLFDLIVVIAALMTILGWTYLYMRAHGRTVWMPAWIDDIRARLYTVFLNRIYADELYQVIGSMAAQLIHRIDKLERGWSR from the coding sequence ATGCTCCTGTCGTTCGTGCTAATTGTCCCGCTTCTCTTACTCATCGCCGCCGGCGTCGTGATGAGGGGTGGTGACACAACACGTTCCATCCACACGAAGGCTGCCGCCTGTCTCGTCGGTCTGGCCTTCTTGGGTGCCATCGGCACGCTGACCCTCGTCTCATCGCAGGGACCCGTCACCGTTCGGTTCTACGATCCTGCTTCCGTCGCATCCTTCATTATTCCCATCGGTTTCTATGTCGATCGGCTGAGCGCGGTCATGATGACGTTGATCACCGGCGTCAGCACCATCATTTACTGCTACTCGACCGGCTACATGTACCAGGATCGTCATGCGCGCCGGTATCTCACCTTGATTTGTCTGACGGACTTCGTGTTGATCTGCATGGTCTCGAGCGGGAACCTCATGATGCTGTTTCTCTTTTGGCAGCTCCTCAGCTACCTGCTCTACTTGCTCGCGCACAACCATGTGCATGCCGCGACGTTGGCCGGCGCGTTCAAAACGTTTACGCTGTTGCGTATCGCCGATACGGCGTTTCTTGCCGGCATTGTCCTCGCCTATCAACTCTACGGGACCCTCGAATTCCAAGAGCTGTTTGCAAGAGCGGCCGCCACGCCCATGACCCTCTCGATTCTGCCTGGGATGGATATCAACGCGACAACGGCGGTGACCTTGCTCTTCTTCATCGGCGCGATGGGCAAATCAGCTCAGTTTCCTCTGCATCTGTGGCTGCCGGGCTCGCTCTTCGCCCCCACCCCGGTCCACGCATTGTTGCACGCCGGCATCATCAACGCCGGAGGCTTTCTCATCAACCGACTCGCCCCGCTCTTCGGAATGAGTTCAGCCACGCTGCATCTGGCCTTTATCATCGGAACCCTGACGGCCACCCTTGGCGCCACAATGATGCTGGCGCAAACCGACATCAAGAAGACGCTCGGCTTCTCGACGATCGGCCAAATGGGTTACATGATCATGGAATGCGGCTTGGGAGCCTTTTCGCTGGCCGTGTTCCACTTGATCGCCCACGGATTGTTCAAGGCAACCGTCTTCTTGAATTGCGGCAACGTCATCCATAAGGCGCGACAGGAGCCCCATTTTCCCCATGTGGACCATGAGGGCGAGGAGGTGGGATTCTCCCGCTTAACGTGGTCGACCGGCTTTGTGACGACACTCTTTATTCCGTTGGTTATCCTATTGGTCACGCACGGAGTCCTGCACATTCCGTTGCTGGAATCCCATGGAAACGTCATTATCCTGTTTTTCATCTGGATCACGTCATCGCAAGCGATCTTGACGCTCACGCGACTTCGCGCTGTGGCCTCATGGAAGGTCTCGTCCGCCATGTTGCTGACGCTCCTCTTCATCGTGTTCGTCTATCTGATCGCAGTCGGATCGTTCACGTCATTTCTCTACCCGAATCCGGAAGAGGTGGCCGCGTACTTCAAGGCCGCCGATCTCCCGGATTGGCTCTTCGACCTCATTGTCGTGATCGCCGCGCTCATGACGATCTTGGGCTGGACCTACCTGTACATGCGTGCCCACGGTCGGACGGTCTGGATGCCGGCCTGGATCGACGACATCAGAGCTCGGCTCTATACGGTGTTCCTGAATCGGATCTACGCTGATGAGCTCTATCAGGTGATCGGTTCGATGGCAGCGCAACTGATTCATCGGATTGATAAGTTGGAACGCGGGTGGTCTCGATGA
- a CDS encoding DUF2309 domain-containing protein, which yields MEPLGHVPDSESRRMELRGVVRLAGEVIAQYWPMRTFVHHNPLHSIEYLPFEEAVKRGKQFMNGNGYLPGHLYREYLKTGRIRPTHLDDALQTRVIDRPVTIGSHQVTQGSVLRTCLAEGLCAPAIEPLDDQLDDPDRPMIEALVRKLELVLRPFSLDDRVRKVVDENQGALCRWLTLSHWCDDTLGTQIVPQINEQMIKWCGAFLDEGHATWTMPGREKGLYEAWKAMASHEWSPCGIRDSCRKIARLPDHPEDALLEHLDAMGIPSDLLQDYLSLQLTALPGWAGFIKWRGEERDYPWQQAYPVGLVKFLAIRLWYARELVQQTCKDQLGIDGRYESVMAYMRDYPEEYYLRRQRVTGRLPALYAEEVDRLSHRKGHNWNDVLGRYRAEVIPRLQAAVRRAAARRLLALARSLNIDATALVESVPADLTQVVDWMEAFPESDHGPVWLKALEAGYQEQLLGQLRARTEKTAPAEPARPSSQSVYCIDVRSEPFRRHLESVGPHETYGFAGFFAAFIRYRAWGKEHDTEQFPVIMRAKNEVREVPRSYLDQKVSLHAARAKWVHAGHTLLHDLKENVVTPYVMVESLGWFYGLPIFGKTLIPALYQRWTAWLRRLFVPSLATTLTIDKLAPGETAEMLETEQQAVIREALHEQLGLRGFRITPALVEGLRQRALTADGDPEPPIDAEEIERVGLTPETINAFVETLRRQYDLTARSTSRHRERLTRTGFTLEEQVMTVDTALRMMGLTKNFARLVLFCAHGSTSDNNPYESALDCGACGGNEGKPNARALAVMANNLKVRERIAKHGIDIPSDTHFLAGQMDTTTDAIQLFDLEDAPSTHRADIARLQEDLKEASALTSQERCGRFPDIQPGVTEKEAEAHVRRRSVDWSQVRPEWGLSNNTSFLIGRRELTKGLDLGGRVFLQSYDYREDPSNRLLEVLLTAPQVVAQWINMEHYFSAVDNEVYGSGSKIYHNVVGRLGIMSGPWSDLRLGLARQTVMSGEGAYHEPMRLLTIVEVPRKGIEKLIARHEILQHYYHNEWVHLVVLDPEDRVWYRYRPDGTWHPIVIALEGASVREGIETSP from the coding sequence ATGGAACCGCTAGGGCACGTTCCTGACAGTGAATCCAGGCGAATGGAATTGCGCGGCGTCGTCCGCCTTGCGGGGGAAGTCATCGCGCAGTACTGGCCGATGCGGACCTTCGTGCACCACAATCCCTTGCACAGCATCGAATATTTGCCGTTTGAAGAAGCCGTCAAGCGAGGGAAGCAGTTTATGAACGGCAACGGCTACCTTCCCGGCCATCTGTATCGTGAGTACCTCAAGACCGGTCGAATCCGCCCGACTCATCTCGATGACGCACTCCAGACGCGAGTCATCGATCGACCTGTGACCATCGGATCGCACCAGGTCACGCAGGGTTCGGTTTTGCGCACCTGTCTGGCTGAAGGACTTTGTGCTCCGGCCATCGAACCGCTTGACGATCAACTCGATGATCCCGACAGGCCGATGATCGAGGCCCTCGTCCGTAAGTTGGAGCTCGTCCTCCGTCCGTTCTCACTGGATGATCGAGTCCGCAAGGTCGTGGATGAGAACCAAGGCGCGCTGTGCCGATGGCTTACGCTTTCGCACTGGTGCGACGATACGCTCGGCACACAAATCGTCCCTCAGATCAATGAACAAATGATCAAGTGGTGCGGCGCCTTCCTGGACGAAGGTCATGCCACCTGGACCATGCCGGGTCGTGAAAAGGGTCTGTATGAAGCCTGGAAGGCCATGGCTTCCCACGAATGGTCTCCCTGTGGAATCAGAGATAGTTGCAGGAAGATCGCCCGGCTGCCGGACCATCCCGAAGACGCCCTCCTCGAACACCTGGATGCGATGGGGATTCCCTCCGATCTATTACAAGATTACTTATCGTTACAATTGACCGCGCTGCCAGGCTGGGCCGGCTTCATCAAGTGGCGTGGAGAAGAACGTGACTACCCCTGGCAGCAAGCTTACCCGGTCGGTCTCGTGAAGTTTCTGGCGATCCGTCTCTGGTACGCGCGAGAATTGGTCCAACAGACTTGCAAGGACCAGCTCGGCATCGACGGACGATACGAGTCCGTCATGGCCTATATGCGCGACTATCCAGAAGAATATTATCTCCGACGGCAGCGGGTGACAGGACGGTTGCCCGCTCTCTACGCCGAGGAAGTCGACCGGCTCTCGCATCGGAAGGGGCATAACTGGAATGATGTCCTCGGGAGGTATCGTGCCGAAGTCATACCCCGTCTGCAGGCGGCCGTTCGTCGCGCGGCGGCGCGTCGACTTCTCGCCTTGGCCCGTTCATTGAACATTGATGCAACCGCTCTCGTCGAAAGTGTCCCTGCGGACCTCACGCAAGTCGTCGACTGGATGGAAGCGTTTCCCGAATCAGACCATGGACCGGTGTGGCTCAAGGCCCTGGAGGCTGGCTACCAGGAACAGTTGCTAGGACAATTACGCGCGCGTACTGAGAAGACCGCTCCCGCTGAGCCGGCGCGCCCGTCCTCACAATCGGTCTACTGTATCGACGTGCGCTCCGAACCGTTCCGTCGCCATCTCGAATCGGTCGGCCCACATGAGACCTATGGTTTCGCCGGCTTCTTTGCCGCCTTCATACGCTATCGGGCTTGGGGAAAGGAGCATGATACCGAACAGTTCCCGGTGATCATGCGGGCGAAGAATGAGGTCCGGGAGGTTCCGCGCAGCTATCTCGATCAGAAGGTATCGCTGCACGCGGCGCGGGCCAAGTGGGTGCATGCGGGTCATACCCTCTTGCACGATCTGAAAGAAAATGTCGTGACCCCCTATGTTATGGTGGAATCGCTCGGCTGGTTTTACGGCTTGCCGATTTTCGGCAAGACATTGATTCCGGCCCTCTATCAGCGCTGGACCGCCTGGTTGCGACGCCTGTTCGTTCCCTCTCTGGCTACTACGTTGACGATAGACAAGCTGGCGCCTGGTGAAACGGCGGAAATGCTCGAAACGGAACAACAGGCCGTGATCAGAGAGGCCTTACACGAGCAGCTCGGACTCCGGGGTTTCCGCATCACGCCCGCGCTTGTCGAAGGCTTGCGCCAGCGCGCGCTGACGGCGGACGGAGATCCGGAGCCGCCGATCGATGCGGAAGAGATTGAGCGGGTTGGACTGACGCCGGAGACGATCAACGCTTTTGTCGAAACCCTGCGGCGGCAATACGACCTGACGGCGCGATCGACGTCACGACACAGGGAACGGCTCACCAGGACCGGTTTCACCTTGGAAGAACAGGTCATGACCGTCGATACGGCACTTCGTATGATGGGGCTGACCAAGAACTTCGCGCGACTCGTCCTCTTCTGCGCCCATGGGAGCACGTCGGACAACAATCCCTACGAATCCGCGCTCGATTGCGGAGCCTGCGGCGGCAATGAGGGTAAGCCCAATGCACGTGCCCTCGCGGTGATGGCGAATAATCTCAAAGTCCGCGAGCGAATCGCCAAACATGGGATCGACATCCCATCCGATACGCATTTTCTCGCCGGTCAGATGGACACGACGACCGATGCCATACAGCTTTTCGACCTCGAAGACGCTCCGTCCACCCATCGCGCGGACATTGCTCGACTCCAAGAAGACCTCAAAGAAGCCTCCGCGCTCACTAGTCAAGAACGCTGTGGTCGTTTTCCCGATATCCAACCAGGTGTCACGGAGAAGGAAGCCGAGGCGCATGTCCGCAGGCGGAGCGTGGACTGGAGTCAAGTCAGACCGGAATGGGGCCTGTCAAACAATACGTCGTTCCTCATCGGGCGGCGCGAACTGACGAAAGGCTTAGACCTGGGGGGCCGCGTCTTCCTGCAATCGTACGATTATCGAGAAGATCCTAGTAATCGACTGCTTGAAGTGTTGCTCACAGCCCCGCAGGTCGTGGCGCAGTGGATCAACATGGAACACTACTTTTCCGCGGTGGACAACGAGGTCTACGGCAGTGGGAGCAAGATCTACCATAATGTGGTTGGTCGGCTCGGGATCATGTCCGGGCCATGGAGCGATCTCCGGCTTGGATTAGCCAGACAAACCGTCATGAGCGGCGAAGGCGCGTACCACGAGCCGATGCGACTGTTGACGATCGTTGAGGTTCCACGGAAAGGAATCGAGAAACTCATTGCGCGCCATGAAATACTTCAGCACTATTATCACAACGAGTGGGTCCATCTGGTGGTGCTCGATCCCGAGGACCGGGTTTGGTATCGCTATCGTCCCGATGGGACGTGGCACCCGATCGTAATAGCCTTAGAAGGGGCATCGGTTCGAGAAGGGATAGAAACCAGCCCGTGA
- a CDS encoding DUF1788 domain-containing protein — protein sequence MNAIDRLIANYQRQVSLPWATNLAGKQRIWFAVYPPAEERRVRANLQQFEAATHAATHGWLEVDLTRLLPEWLSQHEYREGIFAEPRFLSSHQDLEELAVERVQQACTAEEADLNAVVAVLGLGSLFDFIRVARLLDAVEATIRGRLLVLFPGEYRHNSYRFMDARDGFNYMAVPITTTESFLKS from the coding sequence ATGAACGCCATCGATCGATTGATTGCAAATTACCAGCGGCAAGTGTCCCTGCCTTGGGCAACCAATCTCGCAGGCAAACAACGCATATGGTTTGCGGTATACCCTCCAGCCGAGGAGCGGCGTGTCAGAGCGAACCTGCAACAATTTGAGGCAGCGACACACGCAGCTACACATGGGTGGTTGGAGGTAGACCTCACGAGGCTCCTACCGGAATGGCTTTCGCAGCATGAATATCGCGAAGGTATTTTCGCCGAACCACGGTTCCTGTCATCGCATCAGGATCTAGAAGAACTTGCTGTAGAGAGGGTGCAGCAGGCCTGCACTGCAGAGGAAGCTGATCTGAATGCAGTTGTGGCAGTTCTGGGGCTTGGCAGCCTCTTTGACTTTATTCGTGTTGCGCGGTTGCTTGACGCAGTGGAAGCTACCATTCGCGGTCGGCTGCTCGTCTTGTTCCCTGGTGAGTATCGTCACAATAGCTATCGCTTCATGGATGCGCGAGACGGATTTAACTATATGGCGGTTCCTATCACCACTACGGAGAGTTTCTTGAAATCATGA
- a CDS encoding proton-conducting transporter membrane subunit — MTDLLIPWLLTGVPFVGALVCLACWSDPYRVRMSTIVWSVISLASIAGVAEWFPTPPDGLLPLYLLPLAAVVSALGQPVHETHRLSWIMTLVFLGLGMGLLTAGNSVGLLCLISVMLTIMLLLYRHHTTLWPISWWGIGCFAVAVGGAGLSLMTGPPISSVASLATCAVLLPLMPFHHGYLTALTRLPGSLPSFIVLLLPVLGLHELATAMPTMPDDFVAFISLAALISALYGAIKALAQSRVRLLVGYGSVSFFSILWWFVAGAHRANARAAVLAGAVGLATSGLLVAWQVIRTRYGDDVDPQAIRGLAAAMPKYAVLLSLLGLAAMGIPPFGVFAGFMGLLLTAPPFSTIGLFIALAAWLAASWYIMQMVQQLLFGAHRSDLRYADLRHPEFTSLLIVVLALLALGLAPTSLYAPDQTPNETAAMEQPLSWNR, encoded by the coding sequence ATGACGGATCTGCTCATACCATGGCTGTTGACCGGTGTTCCGTTTGTCGGTGCGCTCGTGTGTCTGGCCTGTTGGTCCGATCCCTACCGGGTGAGGATGTCCACGATCGTCTGGTCCGTCATCAGCCTGGCGTCGATCGCCGGAGTTGCCGAATGGTTTCCGACTCCACCCGATGGTCTCTTACCGCTCTATTTGCTGCCGCTCGCAGCCGTGGTGTCCGCATTAGGCCAGCCGGTTCACGAAACCCATCGGCTCTCCTGGATCATGACCTTGGTCTTTCTCGGTTTGGGAATGGGCCTGCTCACCGCCGGGAATTCGGTCGGTCTGTTGTGCCTGATCTCGGTCATGCTGACCATCATGCTCCTCCTATACCGACACCACACCACGCTTTGGCCCATCTCCTGGTGGGGTATCGGCTGCTTCGCGGTCGCTGTCGGGGGCGCGGGACTTTCTCTCATGACGGGACCGCCTATCTCATCGGTGGCATCCTTGGCGACCTGTGCCGTGCTGTTGCCGCTCATGCCTTTTCATCATGGCTACCTCACAGCTCTGACCAGGCTGCCTGGTAGCTTGCCGTCGTTTATTGTGTTGCTGTTGCCGGTGCTGGGCCTTCACGAATTGGCGACAGCCATGCCGACGATGCCGGACGACTTTGTCGCGTTCATCAGCCTGGCGGCCCTGATTAGCGCTCTGTACGGTGCGATCAAGGCATTAGCCCAGTCGCGTGTCCGCCTCTTGGTCGGCTACGGCAGCGTCTCGTTCTTTTCGATCCTCTGGTGGTTTGTGGCTGGGGCCCACAGGGCGAACGCGCGCGCGGCCGTCCTGGCCGGAGCAGTCGGTCTCGCGACGAGCGGATTGTTGGTGGCTTGGCAGGTGATCCGCACCAGATACGGCGATGATGTGGACCCGCAGGCCATCAGGGGCCTGGCCGCGGCGATGCCGAAATATGCGGTCTTGTTATCTCTGTTGGGTCTTGCGGCGATGGGAATTCCTCCCTTCGGGGTCTTCGCGGGGTTCATGGGGTTGCTGCTGACCGCTCCGCCCTTTTCAACGATCGGCCTGTTCATCGCGCTCGCGGCCTGGCTGGCCGCCTCGTGGTATATCATGCAGATGGTGCAACAGCTGCTCTTCGGCGCCCACCGGTCAGATTTGCGCTACGCGGATCTCCGTCATCCAGAATTTACTTCCCTGCTGATCGTGGTGCTGGCGTTGCTGGCGCTCGGCTTGGCCCCGACGAGCTTGTATGCGCCGGATCAGACTCCGAATGAGACTGCCGCTATGGAGCAACCTCTCTCATGGAACCGCTAG
- a CDS encoding P-II family nitrogen regulator yields the protein MGLTLHQMKEIRVIVAGEHRAFVTDLLDRVKASGYTIIGNVSGKGHHGVREAHFMSSEQESLEIILTVVPEDKVEPILAGLRPLFDRHAGLMLVSDVAVGRQEYFGKKGTKP from the coding sequence ATGGGATTAACCTTGCATCAGATGAAGGAAATCCGCGTGATCGTCGCGGGAGAACACCGAGCGTTCGTCACCGATCTGTTGGATCGAGTGAAAGCGAGCGGCTACACGATTATCGGCAACGTGTCCGGAAAGGGTCACCACGGCGTGCGGGAGGCGCACTTCATGTCGAGCGAACAGGAGAGCCTCGAAATCATCTTGACCGTCGTGCCCGAAGACAAAGTCGAACCGATTCTCGCGGGTCTCCGTCCGCTCTTCGATCGGCATGCTGGACTTATGCTCGTCTCCGACGTGGCCGTGGGTAGGCAAGAATATTTCGGGAAGAAAGGCACTAAACCCTGA
- a CDS encoding proton-conducting transporter membrane subunit yields the protein MPRSQIERAVGFCVFRILEVMMSAVLLVPLLPLVTALIVSVGPEATRHARAKIAGWPIGAAFCGAIATLYVVATEGPITLRLYDPVASTVLAVPIGLYVDRLSAIMMVLISGIGTIIYTFSVEYMYQDLHERRYLALIGVALFVLLCMVSSANLLMLFILWQVLSYLLYLLVHNHSHQETLKSAFRTFTLLRVGDVAFLGGTVLAYSLYGTLEFPDLFAVAVQSTATVSLFPGLEFNGATAVTLLLLVGGMSKSAQFPFYGWLPRYLYAPTSVTALLHAGIINAAGFLINRLAPLFGMSSTTLHIALVIGTLTAILGATMMLVQNDIKNMLGFSTIGQMGYMVMECGLGAFSLAVFHLIAHGLFKATVFLYSGNVIHKARQEPVVPHPGQEAKEESYSPLTWTTGFLTTLLIPLLILFATNGVLHIPLLESQGTVIFLFFIWITSSQAILTLTRLRAVASWKVSAAMLVTLLFIVFVYLFAVESFTAFLYPNPDEVASYFKAGDLPDWLFDLLLVASTMVTIGGWIYLYMRAHGRTLWTPAWINSVRFHLYVLFLNRLYMDAILYRVSHTLTSAIQRLDKRARERSI from the coding sequence ATGCCTCGATCGCAAATCGAGCGTGCGGTTGGCTTTTGTGTTTTCAGAATCCTTGAGGTGATGATGTCGGCTGTGTTGCTTGTGCCGCTGCTTCCATTGGTGACCGCTCTTATCGTGAGCGTCGGTCCAGAAGCCACGCGCCACGCTCGCGCGAAGATCGCTGGCTGGCCGATCGGCGCGGCTTTCTGCGGCGCCATCGCCACGTTGTATGTGGTGGCCACGGAAGGCCCGATTACGCTTCGATTGTACGATCCGGTCGCGTCCACGGTGTTGGCCGTCCCGATCGGCCTCTACGTCGACCGGTTGAGCGCGATCATGATGGTGTTGATCTCGGGCATCGGCACGATCATTTACACCTTCTCCGTCGAGTATATGTACCAGGATTTGCACGAGCGGCGGTATCTCGCCTTGATCGGGGTGGCCCTGTTTGTCCTCCTCTGCATGGTGTCCAGCGCGAATCTATTGATGTTGTTCATCCTCTGGCAGGTGCTGAGTTACCTCCTGTATCTCCTCGTCCACAATCATAGCCACCAAGAGACGCTGAAAAGTGCGTTTCGCACCTTCACGCTCTTGCGGGTCGGTGATGTCGCTTTCTTGGGCGGGACCGTGCTCGCATACTCGCTGTACGGCACGCTGGAATTTCCTGACCTCTTTGCCGTCGCCGTGCAATCGACGGCCACCGTGTCCCTGTTCCCTGGTCTCGAATTCAACGGGGCGACGGCAGTCACCTTGCTGCTCCTTGTCGGCGGAATGAGTAAGTCCGCTCAGTTTCCATTTTACGGCTGGCTTCCCCGCTATCTCTATGCCCCGACGTCCGTGACCGCCTTACTCCACGCGGGTATCATCAATGCCGCGGGCTTTCTCATCAATCGCCTCGCCCCGCTCTTTGGGATGAGCTCCACCACTCTGCACATCGCCCTCGTCATCGGGACGTTGACGGCTATTCTCGGCGCAACCATGATGCTGGTGCAAAACGACATCAAGAACATGCTCGGTTTTTCGACGATCGGCCAAATGGGCTACATGGTCATGGAATGCGGCTTGGGAGCCTTCTCGTTGGCTGTGTTCCACCTGATCGCCCACGGTCTGTTCAAAGCGACGGTGTTCTTGTACAGCGGGAATGTCATTCACAAGGCGAGACAAGAACCGGTAGTCCCGCATCCAGGACAGGAGGCGAAAGAGGAAAGCTATTCGCCTCTAACCTGGACGACGGGATTTCTCACGACCCTGCTGATTCCCTTGCTGATTCTATTTGCGACTAACGGCGTGTTACATATTCCACTGCTGGAGTCTCAGGGCACCGTGATTTTTCTCTTTTTCATCTGGATCACGTCCTCGCAAGCGATCTTGACGCTGACCCGCTTGCGGGCCGTCGCATCTTGGAAGGTGTCTGCGGCGATGCTGGTGACCCTTCTGTTCATCGTGTTTGTCTATCTGTTTGCCGTTGAATCGTTCACGGCGTTCCTGTATCCCAACCCCGACGAGGTTGCTTCATACTTCAAGGCCGGCGATCTTCCGGACTGGCTCTTCGACCTCCTGCTCGTGGCATCGACCATGGTGACGATTGGGGGCTGGATCTATCTGTACATGAGGGCCCATGGCCGGACCCTGTGGACGCCGGCCTGGATTAACAGCGTCCGGTTTCACCTCTATGTGCTGTTCCTGAATCGACTCTATATGGACGCGATCCTCTATCGAGTCAGTCACACCCTCACATCCGCCATTCAACGCTTGGATAAGCGCGCCCGCGAACGCTCGATTTGA
- a CDS encoding efflux transporter outer membrane subunit, with the protein MALLLPACSDWLPRANLAPTYEPPQYVVPASWHGSSPFVEATPSDTELRPDWWKAYNDPVLNKLVEQAMEANPDLQAAAERFVQARNIMMKARAQYLPQIGIEFGGSHNRQSFERLFRPENSPLQQATMELGGLASWEYDLWSALRNTAQVETYRAQERAADWGLARLSLQAEVGTDYWLLRGFDAQTAIYVQSIDLYKSTLDLVKSQFAGAIASALDVARVESLYYSTQTKLAQVQAQRQVTEQAIAILLNVTPTSFTIDPINELQVASFTVPRTLPATLLERRPDIAGSERRMAQASRAVGIARAAFFPNLAFRADGGFEDGFNLVKLANSFWAYGAAVSLPVFQGGYRRAQLNQAWAAYREMEDLYRSTVLNAFREVENNLTLTNRLTLAADRQDAAVGAYFKTQNLTIELYQGGLASSLEVIYAELQTLLARIDAVQIKADLLRSSVALIRALGGGWNRQQLPSDEQIQPFGTFQYVKIDKSTPAGGAGGIIAGHPENNHLYNDLTKPAVRQQ; encoded by the coding sequence GTGGCGCTCCTGCTGCCGGCGTGCAGTGATTGGTTACCGCGCGCCAATCTGGCGCCGACCTATGAGCCGCCGCAATACGTCGTACCGGCGTCGTGGCATGGCTCCAGTCCCTTCGTGGAGGCCACTCCGTCGGATACGGAACTGCGCCCGGATTGGTGGAAAGCGTATAACGATCCGGTGCTGAATAAGCTCGTCGAGCAGGCCATGGAGGCCAATCCGGACCTCCAGGCCGCCGCCGAGCGGTTCGTGCAGGCCCGTAACATCATGATGAAGGCCCGGGCGCAATACCTGCCGCAGATCGGGATCGAGTTCGGCGGGTCCCACAACCGGCAGTCGTTTGAGCGCCTCTTTCGTCCAGAAAATAGCCCGTTGCAACAAGCCACGATGGAACTGGGTGGGTTGGCCTCCTGGGAGTATGATTTATGGTCGGCGCTTCGCAATACCGCCCAGGTGGAGACCTACCGCGCTCAAGAACGGGCCGCCGACTGGGGTCTCGCCCGCCTGAGCCTTCAAGCGGAGGTGGGGACGGACTATTGGCTCCTCCGGGGCTTCGACGCCCAGACCGCCATCTACGTGCAATCGATCGACCTCTACAAAAGCACGCTCGACCTCGTCAAATCTCAGTTTGCCGGCGCGATCGCGTCCGCCCTCGATGTCGCCCGGGTGGAATCGCTGTACTACAGCACCCAGACGAAACTCGCGCAGGTGCAAGCCCAACGGCAAGTGACGGAACAGGCGATCGCCATCCTGCTCAATGTGACGCCGACCAGTTTTACGATTGACCCGATCAACGAACTGCAGGTCGCCAGCTTTACGGTGCCGCGGACCCTGCCCGCCACCTTGCTGGAGCGCCGGCCCGACATCGCGGGCAGTGAGCGCCGGATGGCCCAGGCCAGCCGGGCCGTCGGGATCGCCCGGGCCGCGTTTTTTCCCAACCTTGCGTTTCGGGCGGATGGCGGCTTTGAAGACGGCTTCAATCTGGTCAAGCTGGCCAATAGTTTCTGGGCCTATGGCGCCGCCGTGTCGCTCCCGGTGTTCCAAGGGGGCTATCGCCGCGCCCAATTGAACCAGGCCTGGGCGGCCTATCGCGAAATGGAGGATCTGTACCGGTCGACCGTGCTCAACGCGTTTCGCGAGGTCGAGAACAATTTGACTCTGACGAACCGCCTGACCCTCGCGGCCGATCGGCAGGACGCCGCCGTGGGCGCGTACTTCAAAACGCAGAATCTCACCATCGAACTGTACCAGGGCGGGCTGGCGTCCAGTTTGGAAGTCATTTACGCCGAGCTCCAGACGCTGCTGGCGCGCATCGACGCGGTGCAAATCAAGGCCGACCTGCTGCGCTCCTCCGTCGCCCTCATCCGCGCCCTGGGCGGCGGGTGGAACCGGCAGCAATTGCCCTCGGACGAGCAGATTCAACCGTTTGGGACGTTCCAATATGTCAAGATTGACAAATCGACTCCCGCCGGCGGGGCCGGCGGGATCATCGCGGGGCATCCCGAGAATAACCATTTGTACAACGATCTGACCAAGCCCGCCGTGCGGCAACAATGA